A region from the Triticum urartu cultivar G1812 chromosome 1, Tu2.1, whole genome shotgun sequence genome encodes:
- the LOC125510974 gene encoding septin and tuftelin-interacting protein 1 homolog 1-like has protein sequence MALLKRSFTAALLDEDDDSSYPLKMPGSLARTTAPVAKMMRLWNYKQGSGLGAHGQGIIAPIKAVQHCSTAGIGHREKTYKNGLHGGPAPSPPSPDEWHESAAVSRALRLERDCYERTLVLLRDVKLQGDDSAETAEALAAIAESEEVLRGKKRALGAWRAALPACAVQHIVEQVLTPRIAVKAREWEPLWSPGCDHWLRPWIPLIGHLPESLYGTVESKISGGCYDVISPWKDYLDPTHWEIFCRRHVLPRLTRWLQQLKITPPKQRDTKFREVMSWTPLVRTDDVVSILEQEFFGKWEGALRHWLRSARPSSGEAAAWCAGWKSLFTPELLEDERVLARLEAGVAMVDREAEDLGRLVCHT, from the coding sequence ATGGCGCTCCTGAAGCGCAGCTTCACCGCAGCGCTGCTCGACGAGGACGACGACTCGTCGTACCCGTTGAAGATGCCGGGGAGCCTCGCGCGCACCACCGCGCCGGTGGCCAAGATGATGCGGCTGTGGAACTACAAGCAAGGCTCGGGCCTCGGCGCGCACGGCCAAGGCATCATCGCCCCTATAAAGGCCGTCCAGCATTGCTCCACCGCCGGCATCGGCCACCGCGAGAAGACGTACAAGAACGGCCTGCATGGCGGGCCGGCGCCGTCACCGCCATCCCCAGACGAGTGGCACGAGTCGGCGGCGGTCTCACGGGCCCTGCGCCTCGAACGGGACTGCTACGAGAGGACCCTTGTGCTGCTGCGTGACGTGAAGCTTCAAGGCGACGACAGCGCGGAGACGGCGGAGGCGCTGGCGGCGATCGCCGAGTCCGAGGAGGTGCTCCGGGGCAAGAAGCGTGCGCTGGGGGCGTGGAGGGCCGCGCTGCCTGCTTGCGCCGTGCAGCACATCGTGGAGCAGGTGCTCACGCCGAGGATCGCCGTGAAAGCGCGAGAGTGGGAGCCGTTGTGGAGCCCGGGCTGCGACCACTGGCTACGCCCGTGGATCCCCTTGATCGGACACTTGCCAGAGAGCCTCTACGGCACCGTGGAGAGCAAGATCAGCGGCGGCTGCTACGACGTCATCTCCCCATGGAAAGACTACCTGGACCCGACGCATTGGGAGATCTTCTGCCGGCGTCACGTCCTGCCCAGGCTCACACGATGGCTGCAACAGCTGAAGATCACACCCCCGAAGCAGCGCGACACTAAGTTCCGCGAGGTGATGTCGTGGACGCCTCTCGTGCGCACCGACGACGTGGTGTCGATCCTGGAGCAGGAGTTTTTCGGCAAATGGGAGGGCGCGCTGCGTCACTGGCTGCGGTCCGCGAGGCCGTCGTCGGGGGAGGCCGCGGCGTGGTGCGCCGGCTGGAAGAGCCTCTTCACCCCGGAGCTGCTCGAGGACGAACGCGTGCTCGCACGGCTGGAGGCCGGCGTCGCCATGGTGGATCGAGAAGCGGAAGACCTCGGCCGTCTTGTTTGTCATACATAG